Proteins encoded together in one Staphylococcus aureus window:
- a CDS encoding cation diffusion facilitator family transporter: MNGKKANTINRYKYFHHVNHQKIQQSSKKTLWASLIITLLFTVIEFVGGLVSNSLALLSDSFHMLSDVLALGLSMLAIYFASKKPTARYTFGYLRFEILAAFLNGLALIVISIWILYEAIVRIIYPQPIESGIMFMIASIGLLVNIILTVILVRSLKQEDNINIQSALWHFMGDLLNSIGVIVAVVLIYFTGWRIIDPIISIVISLIILRGGYKITRNAWLILMESVPQHLDTDQIMADIKNIDGILDVHEFHLWSITTEHYSLSAHVVLDKKYEGDDYQAIDQVSSLLKEKYGIAHSTLQIENLQLNPLDEPYFDKLT; encoded by the coding sequence ATGAATGGGAAAAAGGCGAATACGATAAACAGATACAAATATTTTCATCATGTCAATCATCAAAAAATTCAACAAAGTTCTAAAAAGACGCTGTGGGCATCACTAATCATCACATTGTTATTTACAGTGATTGAATTTGTCGGAGGTTTAGTATCTAATTCATTGGCATTACTGTCAGATTCATTTCATATGCTTAGTGATGTATTAGCACTTGGTTTATCTATGTTGGCCATTTATTTTGCAAGTAAAAAGCCGACTGCACGATACACATTTGGATATTTAAGATTTGAGATATTAGCTGCATTTTTAAATGGTTTAGCATTAATTGTAATTTCAATCTGGATTTTATATGAAGCTATTGTACGTATTATTTATCCGCAACCAATTGAAAGTGGCATTATGTTTATGATTGCTAGTATTGGTTTACTCGTCAATATTATTTTGACTGTTATCCTTGTAAGGTCTTTAAAACAAGAAGACAATATCAATATTCAAAGTGCATTATGGCATTTCATGGGAGACTTATTGAACTCTATTGGTGTCATCGTTGCAGTTGTATTGATTTACTTTACAGGATGGCGCATCATCGACCCAATCATTAGTATTGTAATTTCACTCATCATTTTACGTGGTGGTTATAAAATTACGCGTAATGCGTGGTTAATTTTAATGGAAAGTGTGCCTCAACATTTGGATACTGATCAAATTATGGCAGATATTAAAAACATAGATGGCATATTAGATGTACATGAATTTCATTTGTGGAGTATTACAACAGAGCATTATTCATTAAGTGCCCATGTTGTGTTAGATAAAAAATATGAGGGTGATGATTATCAAGCGATTGATCAAGTATCATCATTGTTGAAAGAAAAATATGGCATTGCACATTCAACGTTGCAAATTGAAAACTTGCAATTGAATCCATTAGATGAGCCATACTTCGACAAATTAACATAA
- a CDS encoding DUF4242 domain-containing protein, with protein sequence MTLFLLEANNLDFASTKEELEAKAASLSTKTIPTLIEVQATENLTHGYFIVEANDEAEAKQFLTEADISIQLVKEVRLVGKDLDEVKNGDAHVDYLVTWNIPEGITMDQYLARKKKNSVHYEEVPEVEFKRTYVCEDMSKCICLYNAPDEEAVRRARKAVDTPIDGIEKL encoded by the coding sequence ATGACATTATTTTTATTAGAAGCTAACAATCTTGATTTTGCATCAACGAAAGAAGAACTAGAAGCAAAGGCAGCATCACTATCTACGAAGACAATTCCAACATTAATTGAAGTACAAGCTACTGAAAATTTAACTCATGGTTATTTTATTGTGGAAGCAAATGACGAAGCAGAAGCTAAACAATTTTTAACAGAAGCAGATATTAGTATTCAATTAGTCAAAGAAGTACGCTTAGTTGGTAAAGATTTAGATGAAGTTAAAAATGGTGATGCACATGTTGATTACCTTGTAACTTGGAACATTCCGGAAGGCATTACGATGGATCAATATTTAGCACGTAAAAAGAAAAATTCTGTTCATTATGAAGAAGTGCCAGAAGTTGAATTTAAACGCACATATGTATGTGAAGATATGTCTAAATGTATTTGTTTATACAACGCACCTGATGAAGAAGCGGTACGTCGCGCGCGCAAAGCAGTTGATACACCGATTGATGGCATCGAAAAACTTTAA
- a CDS encoding ABC transporter ATP-binding protein encodes MIKIQQLQHHFGSHKVIHNFNLDISKGEIVTFIGKSGCGKSTLLNIIGGFIHPSSGRVIIDNEIKQQPSPDCLMLFQHHNLLPWKTINDNIRIGLQQKISDEEINAQLKLVDLEDRGKHFPEQLSGGMKQRVALCRAHVHKPNVILMDEPLGALDAFTRYKLQDQLVQLKHKTQSTIILVTHDIDEAIYLSDRIVLLGEGCNIISQYEITASHPRSRNDSHLLKIRNEIMETFALNHHQVEPEYYL; translated from the coding sequence ATGATTAAAATTCAACAATTACAACATCACTTTGGATCACATAAAGTAATTCATAACTTTAATTTGGACATTAGCAAGGGAGAAATAGTCACTTTCATAGGGAAAAGTGGTTGCGGAAAGTCTACTTTACTCAATATTATCGGTGGATTTATTCATCCATCGTCTGGTCGTGTCATTATTGATAACGAAATTAAACAACAGCCATCTCCAGATTGTTTAATGCTATTTCAACATCATAATTTGCTGCCATGGAAAACGATTAATGACAACATTAGGATTGGATTACAACAGAAAATTAGTGATGAAGAGATTAACGCACAGCTTAAATTAGTTGATTTAGAAGACAGGGGAAAGCATTTTCCCGAGCAACTGTCCGGGGGTATGAAACAACGTGTGGCACTATGTCGAGCGCATGTGCATAAGCCTAACGTTATATTGATGGATGAGCCATTAGGTGCATTAGATGCATTTACACGTTATAAACTTCAGGATCAACTAGTGCAACTAAAACATAAAACGCAATCAACTATTATTTTAGTGACGCATGACATTGATGAAGCTATTTATCTTTCCGACCGCATTGTTCTGTTAGGTGAAGGGTGCAATATTATTTCTCAATATGAAATTACAGCATCACATCCACGCAGTCGTAATGATAGCCACCTACTTAAGATTCGTAATGAAATTATGGAAACATTTGCATTGAATCATCATCAAGTTGAACCTGAATATTATTTATAA
- a CDS encoding ABC transporter substrate-binding protein — MKRLSIIVIIGIFIITGCDWQRTSKERSKNAQNQQVIKIGYLPITHSANLMMTKKLLSQYNHPKYKLELVKFNNWPDLMDALNSGRIDGASTLIELAMKSKQKGSNIKAVALGHHEGNVIMGQKGMHLNEFNNNGDDYHFGIPHRYSTHYLLLEELRKQLKIKPGHFSYHEMSPAEMPAALSEHRITGYSVAEPFGALGEKLGKGKTLKHGDDVIPDAYCCVLVLRGELLDQHKDVAQAFVQDYKKSGFKMNDRKQSVDIMTHHFKQSRDVLTQSAAWTSYGDLTIKPSGYQEITTLVKQHHLFNPPAYDDFVEPSLYKEASRS, encoded by the coding sequence ATGAAAAGGTTAAGCATAATCGTCATCATTGGAATCTTTATAATTACAGGATGTGATTGGCAAAGGACGTCTAAAGAACGGTCTAAAAATGCCCAAAATCAGCAAGTGATTAAAATTGGATATTTGCCGATTACACATTCAGCTAATTTGATGATGACTAAAAAATTATTATCACAATACAATCATCCGAAATATAAACTAGAATTAGTTAAATTCAATAATTGGCCAGATTTAATGGACGCATTAAACAGTGGTCGTATTGATGGTGCATCAACTTTAATAGAGCTAGCGATGAAATCAAAACAGAAGGGCTCAAATATAAAGGCTGTGGCATTGGGCCATCATGAAGGCAATGTCATTATGGGACAAAAAGGTATGCACTTAAATGAATTTAATAATAATGGCGATGATTACCATTTTGGTATACCACATCGTTATTCAACACATTATCTTTTACTTGAGGAATTACGTAAACAATTAAAGATTAAACCGGGGCATTTTAGCTATCATGAAATGTCGCCAGCAGAAATGCCAGCCGCATTGAGTGAACACAGAATTACAGGGTATTCTGTAGCCGAACCATTCGGTGCACTGGGTGAAAAGTTAGGCAAAGGTAAGACTTTGAAACATGGTGATGACGTTATACCTGATGCGTATTGCTGTGTGCTAGTACTGAGAGGGGAATTGCTTGATCAACACAAGGATGTAGCGCAAGCATTTGTACAAGATTATAAAAAGTCTGGCTTTAAAATGAATGATCGCAAGCAAAGTGTAGACATTATGACGCATCATTTTAAACAAAGTCGTGACGTTTTAACACAGTCAGCGGCATGGACATCCTATGGTGATTTAACAATTAAGCCATCCGGCTATCAAGAAATTACGACATTGGTAAAACAACATCATTTGTTTAATCCACCTGCATATGATGACTTTGTTGAACCGTCATTGTATAAGGAGGCATCGCGTTCATGA
- a CDS encoding ABC transporter permease, with the protein MTRPTNNKFILPIITFIIFLGIWEMVIIIGHYQPVLLPGPALVGKSIWSFIVTGEIFQHLAISLWRFVAGFVVALLVAIPLGFLLGRNRWLYNAIEPLFQLIRPISPIAWAPFVVLWFGIGSLPAIAIIFIAAFFPIVFNTIKGVRDIEPQYLKIAANLNLTGWSLYRNILFPGAFKQIMAGIHMAVGTSWIFLVSGEMIGAQSGLGFLIVDARNMLNLEDVLAAIFFIGLFGFIIDRFISYIEQFILRRFGE; encoded by the coding sequence ATGACACGTCCCACAAATAACAAATTTATATTACCTATTATCACATTTATTATTTTCTTAGGCATTTGGGAAATGGTCATTATTATTGGGCATTACCAACCTGTATTGTTACCGGGTCCTGCTCTTGTAGGAAAAAGTATATGGTCTTTCATTGTTACTGGAGAAATTTTCCAACATTTAGCAATTAGTTTATGGAGATTTGTAGCGGGCTTTGTTGTCGCATTGTTGGTTGCTATTCCATTGGGCTTCTTGCTTGGAAGGAATCGTTGGCTATACAACGCTATCGAACCGCTATTTCAATTGATTAGGCCGATATCTCCGATAGCATGGGCACCATTTGTTGTTCTATGGTTTGGTATTGGTAGTTTGCCAGCGATTGCGATTATTTTTATCGCTGCTTTTTTCCCAATTGTGTTCAATACTATTAAAGGCGTTAGAGACATTGAACCTCAATATTTAAAAATAGCAGCAAATTTAAATTTAACTGGGTGGTCATTGTATCGCAATATATTATTTCCCGGGGCATTTAAACAAATCATGGCTGGGATACATATGGCGGTAGGAACAAGTTGGATATTTTTAGTTTCTGGTGAAATGATTGGTGCACAATCGGGATTAGGTTTTTTAATCGTTGATGCACGAAATATGTTGAACTTAGAAGATGTTTTAGCAGCAATATTCTTTATCGGATTATTTGGTTTTATTATTGATCGATTCATTAGTTATATTGAGCAGTTTATACTTAGAAGATTTGGTGAATAA
- a CDS encoding acyl-CoA/acyl-ACP dehydrogenase, translating into MTLETLIKEQLDPHLVEVDEGTYYPRTFIQQLFVDGYFGEAALRKNAEVIEAVSQSCLTTGFCLWCQLAFSTYLENATQPHLNNDLQQQLLSGEILGATGLSNPMKSFNDLEKLNLEHTYVDGQLVVSGRMPAVSNIQEDHYFGAISKHESSDEFVMFILRANQDGITLVEKTNFLGVNGSATYQITLNQVVVPQSQIITHDAKQFAATIRPQFIAYQIPIGLGSIKSSLELIDAFSNVQNGINQYLEYDVEAFKKRYRQLREEYYAILDDGNLTSHLNELISLKKDIGYLLLDVNQASVVNGGSRAYTPYSPQVRKLKEGFFFAALTPTLRHLGKLEAELKG; encoded by the coding sequence ATGACTTTAGAAACGCTTATCAAAGAACAATTAGATCCTCATTTAGTAGAAGTTGATGAAGGGACGTATTATCCGAGAACATTTATTCAGCAATTATTTGTAGATGGTTATTTCGGTGAGGCGGCATTGAGAAAAAATGCTGAAGTAATCGAAGCTGTATCGCAGTCTTGTTTGACAACAGGATTTTGTTTATGGTGCCAATTAGCTTTTTCAACGTATTTAGAAAATGCCACGCAGCCACATTTAAATAATGACTTACAACAGCAATTGTTATCTGGAGAAATATTAGGTGCTACCGGATTGTCTAATCCGATGAAGTCATTTAATGATTTAGAAAAGTTGAACCTTGAACACACTTATGTTGATGGACAATTGGTTGTCAGTGGACGTATGCCAGCTGTAAGTAATATTCAAGAAGACCATTATTTTGGTGCGATTTCGAAACATGAATCATCAGATGAATTTGTCATGTTCATTCTACGTGCCAATCAAGATGGTATCACTCTTGTTGAAAAAACCAATTTTTTAGGAGTCAACGGGTCAGCAACGTATCAAATCACATTGAATCAAGTCGTAGTGCCACAATCACAAATTATCACGCATGATGCGAAGCAGTTTGCGGCAACTATTCGCCCGCAATTTATTGCTTACCAAATTCCAATAGGATTAGGCTCAATTAAAAGTTCTTTAGAGTTAATTGATGCATTTTCAAATGTGCAAAACGGAATAAATCAATATTTAGAGTATGATGTTGAAGCTTTTAAAAAACGTTATCGTCAACTTAGAGAGGAATATTATGCAATATTAGATGACGGTAACTTAACTTCACATTTAAATGAATTAATATCATTGAAGAAGGACATCGGCTATTTATTGTTAGATGTAAATCAAGCTTCTGTTGTCAATGGTGGTTCTAGAGCGTACACACCATATTCGCCACAAGTTCGCAAGTTAAAAGAAGGATTCTTCTTCGCAGCATTGACACCGACATTAAGACATTTAGGTAAACTTGAAGCAGAGTTGAAGGGGTAA
- a CDS encoding DUF2294 domain-containing protein — protein MNTIDTHTKEQQFSNLVRSYRKEYVGKGPNSIRVSFKDNWAIAHMTGVLSKVESFYLNDKRNESMLHYTRTEKIKQMYKEIDVNEMESLVGAKFVKLFTDIDLNDDEVISIFVFDKSIE, from the coding sequence GTGAATACTATAGATACGCATACTAAAGAACAACAATTCTCGAATCTAGTAAGATCTTATCGTAAAGAATACGTGGGTAAAGGACCCAATAGTATTCGAGTGTCGTTTAAAGATAATTGGGCGATTGCACATATGACAGGTGTTTTGAGTAAAGTTGAGAGTTTTTACCTAAACGACAAACGCAATGAATCGATGCTCCATTATACACGCACAGAGAAGATTAAACAGATGTATAAAGAAATAGATGTAAATGAGATGGAAAGTCTTGTAGGCGCTAAGTTTGTAAAATTATTTACAGATATTGATTTGAATGATGATGAAGTCATTTCAATATTTGTTTTCGATAAGTCAATAGAATAA
- a CDS encoding NAD-dependent formate dehydrogenase, producing MKIVALFPEAVEGQENQLLNTKKALGLKTFLEERGHEFIILADNGEDLDKHLPDMDVIISAPFYPAYMTRERIEKAPNLKLAITAGVGSDHVDLAAASEHNIGVVEVTGSNTVSVAEHAVMDLLILLRNYEEGHRQSVEGEWNLSQVGNHAHELQHKTIGIFGFGRIGQLVAERLAPFNVTLQHYDPINQQDHKLSKFVSFDELVSTSDAITIHAPLTPETDNLFDKDVLSRMKKHSYLVNTARGKIVNRDALVEALASEHLQGYAGDVWYPQPAPADHPWRTMPRNAMTVHYSGMTLEAQKRIEDGVKDILERFFNHEPFQDKDIIVASGRIASKSYTAK from the coding sequence ATGAAAATCGTAGCATTATTTCCAGAAGCAGTAGAAGGTCAAGAAAATCAATTACTTAATACTAAAAAAGCATTAGGATTAAAAACATTTTTAGAGGAAAGAGGACATGAGTTCATTATATTAGCAGATAATGGTGAAGACTTAGATAAACATTTACCAGATATGGATGTGATTATTAGTGCGCCATTTTATCCTGCATATATGACTCGTGAACGTATTGAAAAAGCACCGAACTTGAAATTAGCAATTACAGCAGGTGTAGGATCTGACCATGTAGATTTAGCGGCAGCAAGTGAACACAATATTGGTGTCGTTGAAGTTACAGGAAGTAATACAGTTAGTGTGGCAGAACATGCGGTTATGGATTTATTAATACTTCTTAGAAACTATGAAGAAGGTCATCGTCAATCAGTAGAAGGTGAATGGAACTTGTCTCAAGTAGGTAATCATGCGCATGAATTACAACACAAAACAATTGGTATTTTTGGATTTGGTCGAATTGGACAACTTGTTGCTGAAAGATTAGCGCCATTTAATGTAACATTACAACACTATGATCCAATCAATCAACAAGACCATAAATTGTCTAAATTTGTAAGCTTTGATGAACTTGTTTCAACAAGTGATGCGATTACAATTCATGCACCATTAACACCAGAAACTGATAACTTATTTGATAAAGATGTTTTAAGTCGTATGAAAAAACACAGTTATTTAGTGAATACTGCACGTGGTAAAATTGTAAATCGCGATGCGTTAGTTGAAGCGTTAGCATCCGAGCATTTACAAGGATATGCTGGTGATGTTTGGTATCCACAACCTGCACCTGCTGATCATCCATGGAGAACAATGCCTAGAAATGCTATGACGGTTCACTATTCAGGTATGACTTTAGAAGCACAAAAACGTATTGAAGATGGAGTTAAAGATATTTTAGAGCGTTTCTTCAATCATGAACCTTTCCAAGATAAAGATATTATTGTTGCAAGTGGTCGTATTGCTAGTAAAAGTTATACAGCTAAATAG
- a CDS encoding MFS transporter, which translates to MKRLSTTLKVRLISNFLQLIITTAFIPFIALYLTDMLSQSIVGIYLVGLVVLKFPLSIISGYLIEIFPKKLLVLIYQATMVIMLVFMGVFGSHQLWQIIGFCVAYAIFTIVWGLQFPVMDTLIMDAITEDVEHYIYKISYWMTNLSVAIGALLGGLMYGYSMLLLFLIAACIFLIVLFILYIWLPQDRNQVKQSDDKRHASRYQKLQIMNIFRSYKLVLKDRNYMLLISGFSIIMMGEFSISSYIAIRLKDQFETISIGSYDITGAKMLAILLMINTVVVILLTYSISKVVLKIDFKKALITGLLIYIVGYSGLTYLNQFGLLVVFMIIATVGEIIYSPIVSEQRFKIIPKAKRGTYSAVNALGIHFSETLARLGIVLGVFLTSLQMGLYMFIVLTIGASMLVAGVFGGQKQVNTN; encoded by the coding sequence ATGAAACGCTTAAGTACGACTTTGAAAGTACGATTGATTAGCAATTTTTTACAGCTAATTATTACGACAGCATTTATACCGTTTATAGCACTATATTTAACAGATATGTTAAGTCAATCAATTGTCGGTATATATCTTGTTGGTTTAGTGGTTCTAAAATTTCCATTGTCCATTATATCTGGTTACCTTATTGAGATATTTCCGAAAAAGTTGCTAGTACTTATTTATCAAGCGACGATGGTGATAATGCTTGTGTTCATGGGCGTATTTGGGTCACATCAATTGTGGCAAATTATTGGTTTTTGTGTTGCATATGCCATATTTACAATCGTTTGGGGATTACAATTTCCAGTTATGGACACATTAATTATGGATGCAATTACCGAAGACGTGGAACATTATATTTACAAGATTAGCTATTGGATGACAAACTTATCGGTAGCTATTGGGGCATTGTTAGGTGGCTTGATGTATGGCTACAGTATGTTACTACTTTTCTTAATAGCAGCTTGTATATTTTTAATTGTACTCTTTATTTTATATATTTGGTTACCTCAAGACCGAAATCAAGTAAAGCAAAGTGATGACAAGAGGCATGCAAGTCGTTATCAAAAATTACAAATAATGAATATATTTCGCAGTTATAAATTAGTTTTGAAAGACCGTAATTATATGTTATTGATTTCGGGGTTCAGTATCATCATGATGGGTGAATTTTCAATCTCCTCATATATTGCTATTAGACTAAAGGATCAGTTTGAAACAATAAGTATAGGTTCATATGATATTACAGGTGCTAAGATGTTAGCAATCTTGCTAATGATTAATACGGTCGTCGTCATTTTACTCACGTATTCAATCTCGAAAGTTGTATTGAAAATAGATTTTAAAAAAGCTTTAATCACTGGTTTGCTGATTTATATTGTTGGCTATAGTGGTCTAACCTATCTTAATCAGTTTGGCTTATTAGTTGTTTTTATGATAATTGCGACTGTAGGTGAAATTATTTATTCGCCTATAGTTTCAGAACAACGCTTTAAAATTATTCCTAAAGCTAAAAGAGGAACATATAGTGCAGTTAATGCATTAGGTATTCATTTTTCAGAAACACTAGCTAGGTTAGGGATTGTGTTGGGTGTTTTCTTAACGTCATTACAAATGGGACTGTATATGTTTATCGTTTTAACAATTGGTGCTAGCATGCTTGTTGCTGGTGTATTTGGGGGACAAAAACAAGTGAATACAAATTGA